Proteins encoded in a region of the Podospora pseudopauciseta strain CBS 411.78 chromosome 6, whole genome shotgun sequence genome:
- a CDS encoding hypothetical protein (CAZy:AA9; COG:G; EggNog:ENOG503PA4B), whose product MKILSVFLLAVVAVEGHYTFPRLVVNGKTVEDRDWLFTRQTKNAQSKSGIENPTSGDIRCYSSTTAPQIATVPAGASVNYISTQQINHPGPTQYYLARVPAGSSAKTWDGSGSVWWKFASTMPYYDANKQLVWPAQNTYATHPAAIPANTPSGEYLLRVEQIALHMASQANKAQFYISCSQINITNGGNGTPGPTVSLPGAYRSNDPGIQVNIYNLQPDAYRAPGPAPWQG is encoded by the exons ATGAAGATTCTCAGCGTATTCTTACTCGCAGTTGTCGCTGTTGAGGGTCATT ACACATTTCCTAGACTCGTCGTCAACGGCAAGACCGTGGAAGACAGAGACTGGCTCTTTACCCGTCAAACTAAGAACGCGCAGTCCAAGTCAGGCATTGAAAATCCCACCAGCGGAGATATCAGGTGTTACTCTTCCACAACAGCCCCCCAAATCGCCACAGTCCCCGCAGGCGCTTCGGTGAACTACATTTCTACTCAACAAATCAACCACCCGGGCCCCACCCAATACTATCTCGCTCGCGTCCCTGCAGGCTCATCAGCAAAGACCTGGGACGGTTCCGGAAGCGTTTGGTGGAAGTTTGCATCAACCATGCCCTACTATGACGCCAACAAACAGCTTGTCTGGCCTGCTCAGA ACACCTATGCTACTCACCCCGCGGCCATTCCGGCCAACACCCCGAGCGGCGAATATCTCCTACGAGTAGAGCAGATTGCCTTGCACATGGCTAGCCAAGCAAACAAGGCACAGTTTTATATCTCCTGCTCACAAATCAACATTACCAACGGAGGAAACGGAACTCCAGGACCAACCGTCTCCCTCCCTGGGGCCTATAG GTCCAACGACCCTGGAATTCAGGTGAATATCTACAACCTCCAGCCAGATGCCTATCGCGCTCCAGGTCCTGCGCCCTGGCAGGGTTAG
- a CDS encoding hypothetical protein (EggNog:ENOG503PCPN; CAZy:GH7; COG:G), with the protein MMMKQYLQYLAAGSLMAGLVAGQGVGTQQTETHPRITWKRCTGKANCTTVQAEVVIDSNWRWIHTSGGTNCYDGNSWNTAACSTATDCASKCLMEGAGNYQQTYGASTSGDSLTLKFVTKHEYGTNVGSRFYLMNGASKYQMFTLMNNEFAFDVDLSTVECGLNSALYFVAMEEDGGMRSYPTNKAGAKYGTGYCDAQCARDLKFVGGKANIEGWRESSNDENAGVGPYGGCCAEIDVWESNAHAYAFTPHACENNNYHVCERDTCGGTYSEDRFAGGCDANGCDYNPYRMGNPDFYGKGKTVDTTKKFTVVTRFQDDNLEQFFVQNGQKILAPAPTFDGIPASPNLTPEFCSTQFDVFTDRNRFREVGDFPQLNAALRIPMVLVMSIWADHYANMLWLDSVYPPEKEGEPGAARGPCAQDSGVPSEVKANYPNAKVVWSNIRFGPIGSTVNV; encoded by the exons atgatgatgaagcagTATCTTCAGTACCTGGCCGCAGGTTCCCTCATGGCCGGCCTCGTCGCCGGTCAGGGCGTCGGCACCCAGCAGACCGAGACTCACCCCCGAATCACCTGGAAGAGGTGCACGGGCAAGGCCAACTGCACGACCGTCCAGGCTGAGGTCGTCATCGACTCCAACTGGCGCTGGATCCACACCTCAGGCGGCACCAACTGCTACGATGGCAACTCCTGGAACACAGCTGCCTGCAGCACCGCCACCGATTGCGCGTCAAAGTGCTTGATGGAGGGTGCCGGCAACTACCAGCAGACCTACGGTGCTTCCACCAGCGGTGACTCCCTCACTCTCAAGTTCGTCACCAAGCACGAGTATGGCACCAACGTCGGCTCTCGTTTCTACCTCATGAACGGTGCCTCCAAGTACCAGATGTTCACCCTCATGAACAACGAGTTCGCCTTTGACGTCGACCTCTCCACGGTCGAGTGCGGTCTCAACTCGGCCCTGTACTTCGTCgccatggaggaggatggtggcatGCGCAGCTATCCCACCAACAAGGCTGGTGCCAAGTACGGTACTGGT TACTGCGACGCCCAGTGCGCTCGTGATCTCAAGTTCGTCGGTGGCAAGGCCAACATTGAGGGCTGGCGCGAGTCGTCCAACGATGAGAACGCTGGTGTCGGTCCCTATGGCGGTTGCTGCGCCGAGATCGATGTCTG GGAGTCCAATGCCCACGCCTACGCCTTCACCCCCCACGCCTGCGAGAACAACAACTACCACGTTTGCGAGCGTGACACCTGCGGTGGTACCTACTCCGAGGACCGCTTCGCTGGTGGCTGCGACGCCAACGGCTGCGACTACAACCCCTACCGCATGGGCAACCCCGACTTCTACGGCAAGGGCAAGACCGtcgacaccaccaagaagTTCACCGTCGTCACCCGCTTCCAGGATGACAACCTTGAGCAATTCTTCGTCCAGAACGGCCAAAAGATCCTcgctcccgctcccaccTTTGACGGCATCCCTGCCagccccaacctcacccctgAGTTCTGCTCGACTCAGTTTGATGTCTTCACGGACCGCAACCGCTTCCGTGAGGTCGGTGACTTCCCCCAGCTCAACGCTGCCCTCCGCATCCCCATGGTCCTCGTCATGTCCATCTGGGCTGATCACTACGCCAACATGCTCTGGCTCGACTCCGTCTACCCCCCtgagaaggagggcgagCCCGGTGCTGCCCGTGGCCCTTGCGCCCAAGACTCCGGTGTTCCCTCCGAGGTCAAGGCCAACTACCCCAACGC CAAGGTTGTCTGGTCCAACATTCGCTTCGGCCCCATCGGCTCCACCGTCAATGTGTAA
- a CDS encoding hypothetical protein (CAZy:AA3; EggNog:ENOG503PA8A; COG:E) — MLRLTTTILTGLTIFAIPAFGGGGGGHGGYTKPEDNVYDYVIVGSGPGGGPLATNLAKAGHSVLLVEAGDDQSNNPTSEIGALFFLPYQDASMRWDFFVRNYANESRLLQHNHRVYRKTDGTFYVGTSPPAGATLLGIHYPRGGTLGGSSAVNAMSSVLPSDSDWQIIADLTGDTSWNPTAMRSIFARIENNHYLPSGTPGHGFNGYFDTNMSDESVWVGQDDMTTVMAEAADDLGQDPLNIVDHLTADVNALDPARDQSVGVFGSAVHWDENARRFSSRDLVLETASALTAAGKKKYPLWIQLNTLATKVTFKDINHPHRKPKATGIEYLQGQSVYRADPRNTASNNGTWGRAFARKEVIVSGGTFNSPQLLKLSGIGPAEELASFGIPLVKNLPGVGTNLQDNYEVPIVGHAASNLTTPPPDPADPACWFGAPGDPCVTLWQSQQGPYMKGATLNAVFRKSISPAYNERDMFLVGGLFALRGFWPPTDSIVPDPPNMFGFSTVKIGPQSRGGKVLLTSADPRDVPSINFHLFEEGDAGTAMDLAAELDTVKFVRRLFASVPAPLGPISPVEPPCYGGMSADGTCDDAADIEWLKNQIFGHHPTSTCAIGADSDPNAVLDSKFRVRGVRGLRVVDASAFPRVPGPFPVLPTFMLSEKASESVLADAHTW; from the exons ATGTTACGCCTCACAACAACCATCCTCACCGGCTTGACCATCTTCGCCATCCCGGCctttggtggcggcgggggtgggcaTGGTGGCTACACCAAACCAGAAGACAACGTCTACGATTATGTGATCGTTGGTTCTGGACCTGGAGGTGGTCCTCTGGCAACCAACCTCGCCAAGGCCGGCCACTCTGTGCTCTTGGTCGAAGCCGGCGATGACCAAAGCAACAACCCCACGTCCGAGATTGGGGCGCTATTCTTTTTGCCCTACCAGGATGCCTCTATGCGATGGGACTTCTTTGTACGCAACTACGCAAATGAGAGTCGCCTACTGCAGCACAACCATCGCGTGTACCGCAAAACCGATGGCACCTTTTATGTCGGCACGAGCCCCCCTGCGGGAGCGACTCTTTTGGGTATTCATTACCCCCGCGGTGGAACTCTTGGGGGAAGTTCTGCTGTCAACGCCATGTCATCCGTCTTGCCCAGTGACAGCGATTGGCAAATTATAGCCGATCTGACAGGTGATACAAGTTGGAA CCCTACCGCCATGCGATCCATCTTTGCTCGTATAGAGAACAACCACTATCTACCATCTGGCACTCCGGGCCATGGCTTCAACGGTTATTTTGACACAAACATGAGCGATGAATCTGTTTGGGTGGGGCAAGACGACATGACCACGGTGATGGCTGAGGCTGCCGACGACCTCGGTCAAGATCCTCTGAATATTGTCGACCACCTGACAGCCGACGTCAACGCCCTTGACCCGGCCCGCGACCAGAGTGTGGGTGTATTTGGTTCTGCCGTTCACTGGGACGAGAATGCTCGTCGCTTCTCCTCCCGAGATCTTGTTCTGGAGACCGCCAGTGCCCTCACCGCTGCCGGCAAGAAGAAGTATCCGCTCTGGATTCAGCTCAACACTCTGGCGACCAAGGTGACCTTCAAAGATATCAATCACCCCCACCGCAAGCCCAAGGCAACAGGTATTGAGTACCTCCAAGGGCAGTCCGTCTATCGAGCAGATCCCAGGAACACAGCTTCCAACAATGGGACATGGGGCCGCGCTTTTGCCCGCAAGGAAGTCATTGTGTCCGGTGGCACCTTCAACTCACCCCAGCTCTTGAAGCTCTCGGGCATTGGTCCAGCAGAAGAGTTAGCTTCCTTTGGTATTCCTCTGGTGAAGAACCTCCCAGGTGTGGGCACCAACCTGCAAGACAACTACGAGGTTCCCATCGTCGGCCACGCGGCCAGCAATCTCACCACTCCGCCCCCCGACCCGGCCGACCCTGCTTGCTGGTTTGGAGCACCCGGGGACCCTTGTGTCACGCTCTGGCAAAGCCAGCAGGGACCGTACATGAAGGGGGCCACTCTCAACGCGGTCTTTAGGAAAAGCATTTCGCCGGCTTACAACGAGCGTGACATGTTTCTCGTCGGCGGGCTCTTCGCACTCAGAGGCTTTTGGCCACCCACTGATAGCATTGTGCCCGACCCGCCAAACATGTTTGGCTTCTCGACCGTCAAGATCGGACCCCAGTCGCGCGGCGGTAAagtcctcctcaccagcgCCGACCCCAGAGATGTGCCGAGCATCAACTTTCACTTGTTCGAAGAAGGTGACGCTGGCACGGCCATGGATCTGGCCGCTGAGTTGGACACTGTCAAGTTTGTGAGGAGATTATTTGCCTCTGTGCCAGCTCCTCTCGGGCCAATTTCTCCTGTTGAGCCGCCATGCTACGGCGGAATGTCGGCCGACGGCACATGCGATGACGCCGCCGACATTGAGTGGCTCAAGAACCAGATTTTCGGACACCACCCGACAAGCACATGTGCTATCGGAGCTGACTCTGACCCCAACGCAGTGTTGGATAGCAAGTTCAGAGTGAGGGGCGTTCGCGGCTTGAGGGTGGTCGATGCCAGTGCTTTCCCCAGAGTACCAGGCCCGTTCCCGGTGCTGCCCACATTCATGCTCAGCGAGAAGGCTTCTGAGAGTGTGTTGGCTGATGCTCATACTTGGTGA
- a CDS encoding hypothetical protein (CAZy:PL1; COG:H; EggNog:ENOG503NUJG) has protein sequence MRTAHSLVWLATAATVATAVRINKPRLLSKRQMNWEEQEEATYDDACNIGYCSVFGATIGGWGAEHNFVKTVDEFTAAMAGTEVGVVIVGAAIEAEGIQVAVGSSKTIIGAPGSSLSGISLLLKDSRNVIIRNLVISNTKTDAITIQNGRSIWLDHLDISASGGKLLGITSGSDYISVSHNKFHGFSHAFDSAVAIGHPDSSALEDNDKFHITFARNHFVNVTNALSFRSGTGHIFNSFYEKPQRGLDIGSGGKVLVEKSVFDGIGTGNAVFSSDGRGYATIKDVVVVGAYGSFPPEADLSEENVTYPYDWFIYETAKVKDVASRWAGQTLKFMSWD, from the exons ATGCGTACTGCACACTCCCTTGTATGGTTGGCCACAGCTGCCACAGTTGCCACCGCCGTCAGGATCAACAAGCCCCGTCTTCTGTCGAAAAGACAGATGAATTGGGAAGAGCAGGAAGAGGCAACATACGACGATGCCTGCAATATTGGTTATTGTTCTGTGTTCGGAGC AACTATTGGCGGCTGGGGGGCTGAGCACAACTTTGTGAAGACAGTGGATGAGTTTACCGCTGCCATGGCAGGAACAGAAGTCGGCGTAGTTATTGTCGGTGCGGCTATTGAGGCAGAAGGCATCCAAGTTGCAGTAGGGTCCAGTAAGACCATTATCGGTGCTCCTGGAAGCT CTCTGAGCGGTATCAGCCTGCTGCTAAAAGACAGCCGCAACGTTATCATCCGTAACCTAGTCAtctccaacaccaagaccgaTGCTATCACTATCCAGAACGGCCGCTCCATCTGGCTCGACCATCTAGACATCTCGGCTTCGGGTGGAAAGCTTCTAGGAATCACTAGCGGCAGTGACTACATCTCGGTGAGCCACAACAAATTCCACGGCTTCTCACACGCCTTCGATTCAGCCGTGGCAATCGGGCACCCAGACAGCAGCGCTCTTGAGGACAACGACAAATTCCACATAACATTTGCGAGAAACCACTTTGTGAACGTCACCAATGCCCTGTCGTTCCGATCCGGCACTGGGCATATCTTCAATTCGTTCTACGAGAAGCCACAGAGAGGTCTTGACATTGGAAGTGGTGGGAAGGTGCTGGTAGAGAAGAGTGTGTTTGACGGAATTGGGACTGGAAATGCAGTGTTTTCCTCTGACGGGAGAGGCTATGCTACCATTAAAGACGTCGTGGTTGTTGGCGCCTATGGGAGCTTCCCTCCCGAAGCCGACCTGAGCGAGGAAAATGTGACATATCCGTATGACTGGTTCATCTACGAAACAGCCAAGGTCAAAGATGTAGCTAGTCGATGGGCAGGGCAGACGCTCAAGTTCATGTCTTGGGATTAG
- a CDS encoding hypothetical protein (EggNog:ENOG503PHC5), with the protein MPAFRPTPRLSAAALPNPSSLPRAVPKGVAANVVVPGIVVAASVYGVISYIKNQLQHESSTIDKMFAQKNTPAVEESRRRSLLVDTEGDPRRTPYNILNWK; encoded by the exons ATGCCCGCCTTTCGTCCAACTCCCCGCCTGTCGGCCGCTGCCCTCCCCAatccttcttccctccccagAGCAGTTCCCAAGGGAGTAGCAGCCAATGTTGTTGTTCCAGGCATCGTGGTGGCAGCATCAG tatacggCGTAATCAGCTACATCAAAAACCAACTGCAACATGAGTCATCCACCATCGACAAGATGTTTGCCCAAAAGAACACCCCCGCTGTGGAAGAATCGAGACGGAGAAGTCTCTTGGTGGATACGGAAGGCGACCCGAGGAGAACGCCCTACAACATTCTGAACTGGAAATAG
- a CDS encoding hypothetical protein (EggNog:ENOG503PAAH; COG:Q): MAMMVSPTDFLDAHYYLYLFVLFTGAFLLRDTLRNRHLSRFPHLNPKPVTELTKTRIRKEFFTTSYTIIRQWFHTNPDKAVRVTADVGDVIILPVRLANEIKNDPRLSFGGFIYNSFHASLPGFEGFREGARDSRIVQAVIARDLTKHLNKVTEPLAEETRLALDELLPHKMASATWQPVEIRDTILHLIARISSRVFLGSELCRNEDWLKVTRDYTTDAMRAAIELRFVPKPVRFLAHWFMPSCQKARVHVQEARRIIGPVLEKRRAQKMAGNGNFDDDAIEWFEHEAQGKPYDPVIAQLVMSMAAIHTTTDLTMQVLADLVQHPDMIDPLREEIESALREGGWTKNSLYNMKLLDSVIKESQRIKPIGLVSMRRVATAPLTLSDGTYIPKGATIAVSAERMWNPAAYPGADSWDGNRFLRMRSVPGSEHVAQLVSTSPEHMGFGHGQHACPGRFFAGNEVKIALVHLLLRYDWRLPEGAAAPKPRTLGFGLGVDPSLRLEYRPRTRNLGDLGGIEVW, translated from the exons ATGGCCATGATGGTTTCACCAACTGACTTTCTCGACGCTCATTACTACCTTTACTTGTTTGTCCTCTTCACTGGTGCTTTCCTCCTTCGAGACACACTTCGAAATCGCCATCTATCCCGATTTCctcacctcaaccccaagcctGTGACGGAGCTGACCAAAACTCGCATCCGCAAGGAGTTCTTCACCACATCCTACACCATCATTCGTCAGTGGTTCCACACCAACCCCGACAAGGCAGTCCGGGTCACGGCAGATGTGGGCGATGTCATCATCTTGCCCGTCCGACTGGCCAATGAAATCAAAAACGACCCCCGGTTGAGCTTTGGAGGGTTTATTTACAACTCGTTCCACGCGAGCCTACCGGGGTTTGAAGGCTTCAGAGAGGGTGCCAGGGATTCGAGGATTGTGCAGGCAGTCATAGCGCGCGATCTGACAAAGCACCTGA ACAAGGTGACCGAGCCTCTGGCAGAAGAAACGAGACTCGCGCTTGATGAGCTACTACCCCATAAGATGGCGAGTGCAACATGGCAGCCCGTCGAGATTCGCGATACAATCCTACACCTCATTGCACGCATCTCCTCTCGCGTGTTTCTAGGCAGCGAGCTCTGCCGAAATGAAGACTGGCTCAAGGTCACACGCGACTACACAACCGATGCTATGCGCGCGGCTATTGAGTTACGTTTCGTCCCCAAGCCTGTGCGATTTCTGGCACACTGGTTTATGCCGTCTTGCCAAAAAGCAAGAGTGCATGTCCAGGAGGCAAGACGGATCATTGGGCCTGTTctggaaaagagaagagcaCAAAAAATGGCCGGCAACGGCAATTTTGACGACGATGCTATTGAATG GTTCGAGCACGAGGCACAAGGCAAACCGTATGATCCTGTCATTGCGCAGCTTGTCATGAGCATGGCAGCCATCCATACCACGACCGATCTGACAATGCAGGTTTTGGCCGATTTGGTCCAGCATCCTGACATGATTGACCCTCTGCGCGAAGAGATCGAGTCGGCTCTTCGGGAGGGTGGCTGGACCAAGAACTCGCTTTACAACATGAAGCTTTTGGACAGCGTGATCAAAGAGAGCCAACGGATCAAGCCAATCGGCCTTGTCTCGATGCGTCGTGTGGCTACAGCGCCCCTCACCTTGTCAGACGGCACCTACATTCCCAAGGGTGCCACGATTGCCGTGTCAGCAGAGCGCATGTGGAATCCAGCTGCTTATCCTGGAGCTGACTCGTGGGATGGCAACCGGTTTCTGAGGATGCGATCTGTTCCAGGCAGCGAGCATGTTGCGCAGTTGGTTAGCACCAGCCCTGAGCACATGGGCTTTGGACACGGGCAGCATGCCTGTCCTGGGCGCTTTTTCGCGGGAAATGAAGTCAAGATTGCGCTTGTTCACTTGTTGCTGAGATATGACTGGCGACTACCTGAGGGAGCTGCAGCCCCAAAGCCAAGAACACTGGGCTTTGGTCTTGGGGTTGATCCGAGCCTGCGCTTGGAGTATCGGCCGAGAACCAGAAATCTGGGTGATCTGGGTGGCATTGAGGTTTGGTGA
- a CDS encoding hypothetical protein (EggNog:ENOG503Q4WE): MGFFNPLRVALALLVPLAAAGAPAAVPEVVTETVVHTQTVKETVHVTVPVVHTSTVVSVTHVTVPTTVHVSVPVHVTIPTTVHVTVPVTHTTTYTSTLVSHVTVPTTIRETSTVHVTQSVSVHVTQTVPVHVTQTVAVTHTATSTLVHTRTETKEKVVTATQDRPVTVPVTRTEVSERLVTVTSVHVSERLVTHTSVVSVPVTKEKLVSVPVTHVVSVPVTRTETRAVTSTHTVSVTVPVTRTETRAVTQVLSVPVTHTKVSERLVTTVQVSQRLVTSVITQVATHTVSVPVTQLVTRTEVKEKVVSVPVTQVSERLVTSVQVSERVVTSTAVQSHVVTQTVPVHVTQTVPVHVTQTVPVHVTVPVTRVETQVRTEVRDRVVTQTSVHHQTVMHTVTSTQVQHVTVVQPVAAHPVTTTRTVHVTVNQPVAAHPVTTTQTVHVTVTPSECAGQETVAPIAPPAPHPPPAQEAHPMPAPAPAHPGVVPVVIMPPVHSPIPVVHPPVVVHPPPATTSAAAPAHTMTPVMEHEPAHTTPTVYTRPQRKAMRFRRAM; the protein is encoded by the coding sequence ATGGGCTTCTTCAACCCTCTGCGAGTGGCTCTGGCCCTTCTGGTCCCCCTCGCTGCCGCCGGGGCTCCCGCAGCAGTCCCCGAAGTGGTCACCGAAACCGTCGTTCACACACAAACAGTAAAAGAGACTGTTCATGTCACGGTACCAGTCGTTCACACAAGCACCGTCGTCTCTGTAACCCACGTCACCGTCCCGACGACAGTACATGTATCGGTGCCAGTACATGTCACAATCCCGACAACAGTTCACGTCACGGTACCCGTCACCCACACGACGACTTACACCTCAACACTCGTATCGCACGTCACTGTTCCCACCACGATAAGAGAGACGTCGACCGTTCATGTCACCCAGTCGGTTTCAGTCCACGTAACTCAGACCGTCCCCGTCCATGTCACCCAGACAGTTGCCGTCACCCACACCGCCACGAGCACTCTGGTTCACACCCGCACCGAAACGAAGGAGAAGGTTGTCACGGCGACGCAGGATAGGCCAGTCACGGTTCCGGTCACACGCACCGAGGTCAGCGAGAGGTTGGTTACCGTCACCAGCGTTCATGTCAGCGAGAGGCTGGTCACCCATACCTCGGTTGTCAGTGTTCCTGTCACCAAGGAGAAGCTTGTCAGCGTTCCCGTCACCCATGTTGTCAGTGTGCCGGTCACCAGAACCGAGACGAGAGCGGTGACAAGCACCCACACAGTGAGCGTGACTGTTCCGGTAACAAGGACCGAGACTCGGGCCGTTACCCAGGTTCTTAGCGTGCCAGTTACGCACACCAAGGTCAGCGAGAGGCTGGTGACGACAGTGCAGGTGAGCCAGAGGCTGGTCACATCTGTTATCACCCAGGTGGCCACCCACACCGTCAGTGTGCCTGTCACCCAGCTGGTAACCCGGACagaggtcaaggagaaggttgtCAGCGTGCCTGTCACCCAGGTCAGCGAGAGACTGGTCACTTCAGTGCAGGTCAGCGAGAGAGTCGTGACCAGCACCGCTGTCCAGAGCCATGTTGTCACCCAAACTGTCCCGGTTCATGTCACCCAGACCGTTCCGGTTCATGTCACCCAGACTGTGCCAGTTCATGTCACGGTCCCTGTCACCCGGGTCGAGACCCAAGTCAGAACAGAAGTCAGGGATAGAGTGGTTACTCAGACGTCTGTCCACCACCAGACCGTCATGCACACCGTCACCAGTACTCAAGTTCAGCATGTCACCGTCGTTCAACCTGTGGCGGCTCatcccgtcaccaccaccaggacGGTTCATGTCACGGTGAACCAACCCGTGGCGGCTCATCCAGTCACCACAACTCAGACCGTCCACGTGACAGTGACGCCTTCGGAGTGCGCAGGTCAGGAAACCGTGGCGCCCATCGCCCCACCggctcctcaccctcctccggcccAGGAGGCTCATCCCATGCCAGCACCGGCACCCGCGCACCCCGGTGTAGTCCCCGTGGTCATCATGCCTCCGGTGCACTCACCGATCCCGGTGGTGCACCCACCTGTTGTTGTCCACCCGCCACCAGCAACTACCTCGGCAGCGGCACCGGCACACACCATGACCCCAGTCATGGAGCATGAGCCAGCACACACCACGCCCACGGTGTACACAAGACCACAGAGAAAGGCGATGAGATTCAGGAGAGCAATGTAA
- a CDS encoding hypothetical protein (COG:S; EggNog:ENOG503NZ3K), translating into MRLLRTDTLELVEFVGRVPPYVILSHTWGPDEVTFQDLSKLSKTALRKKAGYAKIAGCCARAIQDQYEYVWVDTCCIDKTSSAELSEAINSMYRWYAESDICYAYMADVAADETSHQLFSDTSSASSLRRDVGSPPPKAAFRTIPSILREYDKLPRTFEHSRWFTRGWTLQELIAPPLVEFYDHDWHEIGTKFSLRNIIAKVTGIPILVLEGADPSTCHVAERMSWAANRQTTRIEDAAYCLLGIFKVHMPLIYGEGHRAFYRLQKEIMKTTEDYTMLAWGLSKYLSNKHHWKGVKGDPRRPLADGPIDFEEHNRNLWTYVRLIPDSNVNYGTSNPSSAALMDDTPPLITSRGLRVTLLLRPARKASHQPQGGRNSTTPANAGEYHAYINCKTSRTSSINDPLLPVCLVIRPELKHSCSSSSNVYTGSDDPDSAFVLLDNPADLAQFSRQTIYLSTASLDDALGSLNHRISSLSKNLYILDKPPALRPGDSTKATWKITSCHSHAVGSGPGHGHYEVPRKFTSASLFQPFELPPYSVRLFAFELPASQTSDQTDNAFGIVIGNGWCDVISLNDVEFQAKWGVLVRNGKWNEVNALRYIQFACGACHHPGQGANATAIPHSNHATGANGQGLEDDHLNLSSRRPKDRVVKKVGFGGLEVAVKLKKVRRVDINSESAIRIQWSAVTI; encoded by the exons ATGAGGCTTCTGAGGACAGATACCTTGGAGCTTGTCGAGTTTGTGGGCCGCGTCCCGCCTTATGTTATCTTGTCGCACAC CTGGGGTCCGGATGAGGTGACTTTCCAAGACCTCTCAAAGCTGTCCAAGACAGCACTCCGCAAGAAGGCCGGATATGCCAAGATTGCAGGATGCTGTGCCCGCGCCATTCAGGACCAGTATGAATATGTATGGGTAGACACCTGCTG CATCGACAAGACGAGCAGTGCCGAGCTGTCTGAAGCCATCAACTCCATGTACAGGTGGTATGCAGAGAGCGACATCTGTTACGCCTACATGGCTGACGTTGCGGCCGATGAGACCTCCCACCAGCTCTTCTCAGACACATCGTCAGCGTCGAGCTTGAGGAGGGATGTTGGGTCTCCGCCGCCCAAAGCCGCCTTCCGCACCATACCATCCATTCTGAGAGAGTACGACAAGCTGCCTAGGACTTTTGAGCACTCGAGATGGTTCACCCGGGGCTGGACGCTTCAAGAACTTATCGCTCCGCCATTGGTCGAATTCTACGATCATGATTGGCACGAGATTGGCACAAAATTCTCGTTGCGTAACATTATCGCCAAAGTCACGGGCATTCCCATCTTGGTCCTCGAGGGTGCTGATCCCTCAACGTGTCATGTTGCAGAGCGCATGTCGTGGGCTGCCAACAGACAGACTACGCGGATTGAAGATGCAGCATATTGCTTGCTAGGTATCTTTAAGGTTCATATGCCGCTGATCTACGGAGAGGGCCACCGTGCCTTCTATCGGCTCCAAAAAGAAATCATGAAGACGACCGAAGACTATACGATGCTTGCCTGGGGGCTGTCCAAGTATCTGAGCAACAAACACCACTGGAAGGGGGTCAAAGGGGATCCCCGTCGCCCCCTCGCCGATGGGCCGATTGATTTCGAGGAACACAATCGGAACCTGTGGACCTATGTCCGGTTGATTCCTGACAGTAATGTCAACTACGGAACGTCAAACCCAAGCTCGGCTGCCTTGATGGACGACACCCCGCCGCTAATTACGAGTCGTGGCCTTCGTGTCACACTTCTCCTTCGACCTGCAAGAAAAGCCTCTCACCAGCCTCAGGGCGGTCGCAATAGCACCACACCCGCCAACGCTGGCGAGTACCACGCTTACATCAACTGCAAAACCTCGCGCACCTCCAGTATCAACGACCCTTTGCTTCCTGTTTGTCTCGTGATCCGCCCAGAGCTCAAGCactcctgctcctcttcctccaacgTCTACACAGGCTCCGATGACCCAGACAGCGCTTTTGTTCTCTTGGACAATCCGGCCGATCTGGCGCAGTTTTCCCGACAAACCATCTATCTTTCTACCGCTTCTCTGGACGACGCCCTCGGCAGCCTCAACCACCGCATTTCCTCCTTGTCCAAGAATCTGTATATACTGGACAAGCCACCTGCCTTGCGACCTGGTGACAGCACGAAAGCAACCTGGAAGATCACATCTTGTCACTCCCACGCCGTCGGGTCTGGCCCTGGTCATGGACACTACGAAGTCCCCCGCAAATTTACTTCTGCCAGCCTGTTTCAACCCTTTGAGCTCCCTCCCTACAGCGTCAGGTTGTTTGCTTTTGAGCTACCCGCCTCCCAAACGTCAGATCAGACCGACAACGCCTTTGGCATCGTGATAGGCAACGGCTGGTGCGATGTGATTTCACTGAATGATGTGGAATTTCAGGCAAAGTGGGGTGTTCTGGTCAGAAATGGGAAGTGGAACGAGGTTAATGCCCTCAGATACATACAGTTTGCTTGCGGGGCTTGCCATCATCCCGGGCAAGGTGCCAATGCAACAGCCATTCCGCACTCTAACCATGCCACCGGTGCCAATGGACAAGGGCTGGAGGACGATCATCTCAACCTGAGCAGCAGGCGGCCCAAAGATAGGGTGGTCAAGAAGGTTGGCTTTGGCGGGCTGGAGGTGGCCGTGAAGTTGAAGAAAGTGAGAAGGGTGGATATCAACTCTGAGAGTGCCATCAGGATACAATGGAGTGCAGTTACGATCTGA